Part of the Citrobacter sp. Marseille-Q6884 genome, TCGTCGCCAATAATGGTTTTGAACTTGTTCGCGCCATCGTAGTTACAGGTAATCGTACCCGCACCGATATTCACGTTATCGCCAATTTCCGCATCGCCCAGATACGTCAAATGGCCAGCTTTGGAGCCTTTACCCAGACGCGCTTTTTTCATCTCAACGAAGTTACCCACGTGCGCGCCTTCCTGCAGTTCGGCACCCGGGCGCAGACGCGCGAAGGGACCGATGGTGCAAGCCGCTTCCAGGTGAGCATCTTCCACCACGCTGTAAGGACTTAGCTCACAGTCATCGCCAATGACGCTGTTTTTGATAATGCAGCCCGCGCCAATCTTCACGCGATTTCCGAGGGTCACGTGACCTTCAATGATAACGTTAGTATCAATTTCCACATCGCGCCCATGAATAAGCGTACCGCGGAGATCAAAACGTGCCGGATCGCGGAGCATAACCCCCGCCAGGAGCAGTTTTTCTGCTTGTTCAGACTGGTATACGCGTTCCAGACGGGAAAGTTGCAGGCGATTATTCACCCCTTCCACTTCGCTCAGTCTGTCCGGGTGAACAGCCGTAATTTCACGACCTTCCTGCCAGGCCAGCGCGATAATATCGGTGATGTAGTATTCACCCTGCGCATTATTATTGGTCAGTTTGGCCAGCCAGCGCTTCATGTCAGCACCATTGGCAATCAAAATACCGGTGTTTATTTCCTGGATCTGGCGCTGCTCGTCGGTCGCATCTTTATGCTCAACAATACCTGTGACCTTACCGTTATCACGCGTAATACGGCCATAGCCGGTTGGGTCGTCGAGTTTTACTGTGAGCAAGCCAATGCCGCCCTGCGGTTTTGCATCGCGCAGGCGCTGGAGAGTTTCAGTGGAGATAAGCGGTACATCGCCATAGAGCATCAAAATGTCTTCGTCATCACCAAAGAATGGCGCCGCCTGTTGCATGGCATGACCAGTACCTAACTGCTCCGCCTGCAGAACCCAGTTCAGGTTGCCTTCTTTCAGTGTCTGCTTGAGCAAATCACCACCGTGCCCGTAGACCAGGTGTACGTGAGTGGCCCCTAATTCATTAGCAGCATCAATAACATGCTGGACCATCGCCTTTCCCGCGAGAGTGTGCAGCACTTTAGGGAGATCGGAATACATGCGTGTGCCTTTGCCTGCAGCAAGGATCACGACGCTCATTGCACTATTCAACATACACGTCCTGACTGTAATTTGAGAACGAATTTATACCCTTTCACATTGAAAATACTACATTTTTTTCATCGTGAAATGGACCGAAGATAAAACGTTCAATAGGAGAAAATACCTATCTGTTAATCAACTATTTTCGTCTATATCGGCGTCTTTTGTCTCCCCAAAATCAAGGGTCTGCTCTTATTAAAGCCTTAGGTTGATGTTTTTGCTATTTTTTTGCCCCATGAATAAAGAATTCAGTACACATAGCACTGTTTTATTAATCAGATTAAGCCCATAGCAAAAAAAAATCCGCTAACCCTTATTTTTGGCAAGGCAGATGAAAATGGATAAGAAAAATTTATTTATTGGGGAAGAGAATGAAAGCAGTGAGGGGAAAGATACTGGAAGACAGATGGCGCTTGCTTACAGTTTTCGCTAAGCACAGCGCCACATTATAAGCAGAGTATTACAGATTGAATGAACCGAAAGAGACATTCATGCTGCTGAAAATGGCGATGATTTTGTTGATCAATTTCATGTTGGTATCCCGTTTTTATCTGAGTTAATTATGTGACACTCATCACAAAAAAGAGTCTACGCCTCATTTTTTAATCGATCAAGATTTATGTGATGTATATCACATAAATTTCAAAATACCTTTTCAGTTTTAAAATTACTAAAACACAGACATAAAAAAAACCAGCCTGAATTCAGACTGGTTTTTGTGTTTTCAAGCCGGTGTTACATCGCTTTTTTGGTCAACTCGATAACGCGTAGTTTCGCGATCGCTTTGGCCAGTTCCGCAGATGCCTGAGCGTAATCCACGTCACCATGAGAGCTTTTAATGTGCTCTTCAGCCTTACGTTTCGCTTCCAGGGCTCTCGCTTCATCGAGATCCTGACCGCGAATCGCGGTATCAGCCAGTACGGTCACGTTGCCAGGCTGCACTTCGAGAATGCCGCCGGACAGATAGATAAACTCTTCATGACCGAACTGTTTAACGATGCGGATCATACCAGGCTTAATGGCGGTGAGCAGCGGTGCGTGCCCTGGGAAAATACCCAGTTCACCTTCACTACCCGTTACCTGGATTTTTTCGACCAGACCAGAGAACATTTGTTGCTCTGCGCTGACGACGTCCAGGTGGTAAGTCATTGCCATATCACCCTCCGATTAAGGCGTTAAAGTTTTTTGGCTTTTTCTACGGCTTCGTCGATAGAACCAACCATGTAGAACGCCTGCTCTGGCAGGTGATCGTATTCACCTTCCATGATGCCTTTAAAGCCACGGATGGTGTCTTTCAGGGAAACGTATTTACCCGGAGAACCGGTGAATACTTCCGCAACGAAGAACGGCTGGGACAGGAAGCGCTGAATCTTACGCGCACGTGCTACCACCAGTTTATCTTCTTCAGACAGTTCATCCATACCCAGGATGGCGATGATGTCTTTCAGTTCCTGGTAACGCTGCAGCAGGGACTGTACGCCACGCGCAGTGTCGTAGTGTTCCTGACCAACAACCAGCGGATCCAGCTGACGGCTGGTGGAGTCCAGCGGGTCAACGGCCGGGTAGATACCCAGAGATGCGATCTGACGGCTCAGTACCACGGTTGCATCCAAGTGAGCAAAGGTGGTTGCTGGGGATGGGTCAGTCAAGTCATCCGCAGGTACGTATACCGCCTGAACGGAGGTGATAGAACCGGTTTTGGTAGAAGTGATACGTTCCTGAAGAACACCCATCTCTTCCGCCAGGGTCGGCTGGTAACCTACCGCTGATGGCATACGACCCAGCAGTGCAGATACTTCTGTACCGGCCAGGGTGTAACGATAGATGTTATCGACGAACAGCAGAACGTCACGACCTTCGTCACGGAATTTCTCAGCCATGGTCAGACCGGTCAGAGCAACGCGCAGACGGTTTCCCGGCGGCTCGTTCATCTGGCCATAAACCAGGGATACTTTATCCAGAACGTTGGAGTCGGTCATTTCGTGGTAGAAGTCGTTACCCTCACGAGTACGTTCACCAACACCCGCAAACACGGAGTAACCGGAGTGTTCGATCGCGATGTTACGGATCAGCTCCATCATGTTTACGGTTTTACCTACACCCGCACCACCGAACAGACCAACTTTACCGCCCTTCGCGAACGGACACATCAGGTCGATAACTTTGATGCCGGTTTCCAGCAGTTCCTGAGAGCTGGACAGCTCTTCATAGGAAGGTGCTGCGCGGTGGATAGCCCAACGCTCTTCTTCACCGATATCGCCTTTCATGTCGATCGGGTGACCCAGGACGTTCATGATACGACCCAGAGTTGCTTTACCTACCGGGACTTCGATCGGGTGCTCGAGGTCTTTTACTTCCAGACCACGACGCAGACCGTCGGAAGAACCCATGGCGATGGTACGTACGATACCGCCGCCGAGCTGTTGCTGAACTTCCAGCACCAGGCTCTCTTTACCATTCATAACCTCAAGAGCATCGTACACGCGCGGTACGGCATCCTGAGGGAATTCGACGTCAACCACGGCGCCGATTACCTGGACAATTTTTCCAGTAGCCATCTTGAATCCTCTACGAATTAACCTGGTTATACCGCGGATGCACCACCGACGATTTCGGTGAGTTCCTGAGTAATGCTGGCCTGACGAGCTTTGTTGTATACCAACTGCAGCTCTTTAATCAGGCTGCCGCCATTGTCGGTCGCGGCTTTCATCGCCACCATACGTGCGGCCTGCTCGCTGGCCAGGTTTTCTACCACGCCCTGATAAACCTGAGATTCAACGTAACGACGCAGCAGGGTATCCAGCAGCGGTTTCGGGTCGGGTTCATACAGGTAATCCCAGGCTTTTTGTTTTAACTCTTCATCTTCTGATGCCGGTAAAGGCAGCAGCTGAGTCAGCGTCGGAACCTGAGACATGGTGTTAATAAATTTGTTGCTGACAACGTACAGTCTGTCCAGACGACCTTCATCGTAGGCCTGCAGCATCACTTTAACCGGACCGATCAGTTCGGACAGGGAAGGGTTATCCCCCATACCGGTTACCTGAGCAACCACATTACCGCCAACGGAGTTAAAGAAAGACACGCCTTTAGAGCCGATCATTGCGATATCGCACTGAACGCCTTTATCGGACCATGTTTTCATATCCGCCAGCAGTTTTTTGAACAGGTTAATGTTCAAGCCACCGCACAGACCACGGTCGGTCGACACCACCAGGTAGCCCACGCGTTTAACGTCGCGTTCTTCCAGGTAAGGGTGCTTATATTCCAGATTACCATTCGCAAGGTGACCAATCACTTTGCGCATGGTCTCTGCATAAGGACGGCTGGCCGCCATGCGATCCTGCGATTTACGCATTTTGGAAGCGGCGACCATCTCCATCGCTTTAGTGATCTTCTGCGTGTTCTGGACGCTTGCGATCTTACTACGTATCTCTTTTGCGCCGGCCATGAGCTTCTCCTCAATGCCTTGCGGTCCGCCCTAAGACAGACCGCCAGACGTTACCAGGACTGGGTTGCTTTGAAGGAATCGAGGATAGCTTTCAGCTTGCCTTCGATTTCATCGTTATAGCTACCGGACTGGTTAATCTCTTGCATCAGCGGAGCGTGATCACGGTCAACGTAAGCCAGCAGAGCGGCTTCGAAGCTACCGATTTTCGCCAGTTCCACATCTTCGAGGTAACCGCGTTCAGCCGCAAACAGCACCACACCCTGCTGTGCAACAGACATTGGGGCATACTGTTTCTGCTTCAGCAGTTCAGTGACTTTCTGACCATGGCTCAGCTGCTTACGCGTAGCTTCATCCAGGTCGGAAGCGAACTGAGAAAACGCTGCCAGTTCACGATACTGTGCCAGTGCGGTACGAATACCACCGGACAGTTTCTTGATGATCTTGGTCTGCGCTGCGCCACCTACACGAGATACGGAGATCCCTGGGTTAACTGCCGGACGAATACCGGAGTTAAACAGGTTGGTTTCCAGGAAGATCTGACCATCGGTAATAGAAATTACGTTAGTCGGAACGAACGCAGAAACGTCACCCGCCTGGGTTTCGATAATCGGCAGAGCGGTCAGGGAGCCGGTTTTACCTTTAACTTCACCATTGGTGAATTTCTCAACGTATTCCGCGTTAACACGGGATGCGCGTTCCAGCAGACGGGAGTGGAGGTAAAATACGTCGCCCGGGAATGCTTCACGTCCTGGCGGACGACGGAGCAGCAGGGAAACCTGACGGTAAGCAACAGCCTGTTTAGACAGGTCATCGTAAACGATCAGTGCATCTTCACCGCGGTCACGGAAGTATTCGCCCATTGCGCAACCGGCATATGGCGCCAGGTATTGCAGTGCAGCAGATTCAGACGCGGTTGCCACAACAACGATGGTGTTGGACAGTGCGCCGTGTTCTTCCAGTTTACGAACCACGTTAGAAATGGTGGACGCTTTCTGGCCGATAGCCACGTACACACATTTGATGCCGGAATCACGCTGGTTGATGATCGCATCGATTGCCATCGCGGTTTTACCGGTCTGACGGTCACCGATGATCAATTCACGCTGACCACGACCGATTGGGATCATGGCGTCAACGGATTTATAACCGGTCTGTACCGGCTGATCGACGGACTGACGTTCGATTACGCCCGGTGCGATAACTTCGATTGGCGAGAAGCCATCGTTATCAACCGGACCTTTACCGTCGATTGGGGAACCCAGAGTGTTCACCACACGACCCAGCAGGCCACGGCCAACCGGAACTTCCAGAATACGACCCGTACACTTAACCTTCATGCCTTCGGCGAGGTCAGCGTATGGACCCATCACAACTGCACCTACGGAGTCGCGCTCCAGGTTCAGTGCGATAGCGTAACGGTTACCCGGCAGGGAAATCATCTCACCCTGCATACAGTCGGCAAGACCGTGAATGCGGATAACACCGTCACTTACAGAAACAATAGTACCTTCGTTGTGAGCTTCGCTCACAACACTGAACTGAGCAATGCGCTGCTTGATCAGTTCGCTGATTTCGGTGGAATTCAGTTGCATGCTCCAGTCCCCTTAAGACTGCAAGACGTCTGCAAGGCGCTCAAGACGGCCGCGTACGCTGCCATCAATGACCATATCACCCGCACGGATGATTACGCCTGCCATTACAGACTTATCGATTTTGCAATTCAGCTTAACTTTGCGTGACAGACGTTTTTCCATCGCAGCGCTAATTTTTGCAAGCTGTTCATCACTCAGTGCATTGGCAGAAGTGACTTCTACCTCAGAGATAGCCTCACTGGCTGCACGCAGGTGAACAAACTGCTCAAAAACATCCGGGAGCGTATTCAGACGGTTATTTTCAGCCATTACCCTAATCAGGTTCTGGCCGTTTTCGTCCAGCTGCTCACCGCAGACTGCGATAAACGACTCTGCGAGCGTTTCCGGCGCCAGCGCGCCAGAGAGAAGCTCTGCCATTTGTTCGTTCTTTGTCACCTCAGCGGCAAACATCAGCATATCCTGCCAACGGTCAACGCTTTGGTGTTCAACGGCAAAGTCAAAAGCTGCTTTGGCGTAGGGGCGAGCTACCGTAATAAATTCAGACATCAGCCCCTCCCTCCTTACAGTTCAGCGACAAGTTTGTCCACGATGTCGCTGTTAGCAGCTTCATCCACGGAACGTTCGATGATCTTCTCGGCGCCAGCAACAGCCAGGATAGCAACTTGCTTACGCAGCTCTTCGCGAGCACGTTTACGCTCGGCGTCAATTTCCGCCTGCGCCTGTGCCACGATTTTAGTACGTTCCTGCTCTGCTTCAGTTTTAGCTTCGTCCAGGATCTGAGCGCGACGTTTGTTCGCCTGCTCGATGATTACCTGAGCTTCCGCTTTAGCCTTTTTCAGCTGGTCGGTCGCGCTGGCCTTTGCAAGGTCAAGATCCTTATGTGCTCGTTCCGCAGAAGCAAGACCGTCAGCAATTTCTTTTTGACGTTTTTCGATGGCTGCCATTAATGGCGGCCATACGTACTTCATGCAGAACAGAACGAACAGGACAAACGCGATGGCCTGGCCGAGGATTGTTGCGTTAAGATTCACAGCACAATGCCTCTATCTAGTTAACGTTCTGATATTGCTCTTAATTCAAGCAACGCTTACTACGCGACAGCGAACATCACGTACAGACCCAGACCTACAGCGATCATCGGGATAGCATCCACCAGACCCATAACGATAAAGAACTGAGTACGCAGCAGAGGAATCAGATCAGGTTGACGCGCTGCGCCTTCCAGGAATTTACCCCCGAGGATGCCGATACCGATCGCAGCACCGATTGCCGCCAGACCCATCATCACAGCGGCAGCCATGTACAGCAGATCCATATTCAGGTTTTCCATGACAGTCTCCAGTTTGTTTCAGTTAAAACGTAGTAGTGTTGGTAAATTAATGCTCTTCAGACGCCATCGACAGATAGACAATCGTCAGAACCATGAAGATGAAGGCTTGCAGCGTGATAATCAGTATGTGGAAAATGGCCCACGGCACATTCAGGATCCACTGTGACCACCACGGCAACAGACCAGCAATCAGAATGAAAATCAGCTCACCGGCATACATGTTGCCGAACAGTCGCAGACCAAGAGAAACTGGTTTGGACAGCAGGCTTACCCCTTCAAGGATTAAGTTGACAGGAATGAACGCCCAGTGATTGAACGGCTGCAGCGTCAACTCTTTCGTGAAGCCACCGATGCCTTTCATTTTGATGCTGTAGAACAGAATGAGGATAAATACGCCCAGCGCCATCGACAAGGTGATGTTCACGTCAGCAGACGGAACGACACGCAGGGCAGGCAGACCAAAGATATGCTCACCGATGTACGGCAGCAGGTCGATAGGCAGTAAGTCCATCAGGTTCATCAGGAATACCCAAACGAAGATCGTCAGGGCCAGCGGTGCAATCAGCTTGCTTTTGCCATGGTACATGTCTTTCACGCTACCATGCACAAAGCCGATTACCAGCTCAATCGCGGTCTGAAATTTACCTGGTACGCCGCTGGTCGCCTTTTTGGCTACGCTACGGAACATAAGCAGGAACAACAGACCCAGAACCACCGAGAAAAACATGGAGTCAATATTGAGCGTCCAGAAGGTGGCTGGGGGGTTGTGCGGATCCACCAGCGAGAATGTACGTAGGTCCAACTGAAGGTTATTCAGATGGTGTCCTATGTAATCCTGCGGCGTCATATTTTCTGAAGCCATGATGCCTTTACCCTTTGTTGTTAATTACAGCCGGTGCCAGTATCTGAACCACCAGCACCAAAACCCACGTAACGATCAGCGGCAAGAATACCGCCTTCAAAACCGCCAACGCCACCACCAGCAATACCAGCATCGCTAACACCTTGAAGGCTTCGCCGAAGGCGAACGACCAGGCCACGCGGCCTTTTGCTGGTGTATGCGCCTGGTGACGCCAGGCAAATATCATAAACAACATATTAGGCAGTATCACTGCCAATCCCCCGCATAATGCGGAGATGCCCCAGAAAGGGTCTTTGAGGCTGAACAGCAATCCACTTGCTATTACCGCCAGAAGCTGTGTGAGCAAAAGCTTACGAGCAACGTTTCGACTCAAGAGCGACATAGACATCACGTTTTTACTCCTGCTCCCTTCGAGGTACGCCGCGTGTCGTATAAAACGTTCTTTATGGCTTAGAGTCAAGCATCAAAAAGCGGACAAATTATACGGTGCGCCTTCGTGATTTCAAACAATAAGTAGCTAAAAAGTGAATAAATGTTTAAATATTTTTCTCCGGGCCACATTTATTACTTTTCGGCAAACTGTGAACGATCATGCAAAACTGCAAATACCGCGTAAACACTGGCGATAAAGCGTGCACCAGATCACATATCGAACATATTCACCTTCGCATATTTTATTTACGTGGCAAATGATGCGTTTTTATCTTTTTGATATTTAAGCGTAAAAAACATCACTGTTTTAGAAATAACGCCTAACACCAAAAAAACCACTCATTGACATTTATAATAAAAAATTAACACAAGCCGGTGATTCTTACGTTCTATTTTTAGCAGCCTGATATTTTCACAGTTGACTTGTTTCACTTTTAACAAAAAACGGTACGTTATAGTTATGATGCAAAACAGTAAGGCAC contains:
- the atpF gene encoding F0F1 ATP synthase subunit B, which encodes MNLNATILGQAIAFVLFVLFCMKYVWPPLMAAIEKRQKEIADGLASAERAHKDLDLAKASATDQLKKAKAEAQVIIEQANKRRAQILDEAKTEAEQERTKIVAQAQAEIDAERKRAREELRKQVAILAVAGAEKIIERSVDEAANSDIVDKLVAEL
- the atpD gene encoding F0F1 ATP synthase subunit beta, whose translation is MATGKIVQVIGAVVDVEFPQDAVPRVYDALEVMNGKESLVLEVQQQLGGGIVRTIAMGSSDGLRRGLEVKDLEHPIEVPVGKATLGRIMNVLGHPIDMKGDIGEEERWAIHRAAPSYEELSSSQELLETGIKVIDLMCPFAKGGKVGLFGGAGVGKTVNMMELIRNIAIEHSGYSVFAGVGERTREGNDFYHEMTDSNVLDKVSLVYGQMNEPPGNRLRVALTGLTMAEKFRDEGRDVLLFVDNIYRYTLAGTEVSALLGRMPSAVGYQPTLAEEMGVLQERITSTKTGSITSVQAVYVPADDLTDPSPATTFAHLDATVVLSRQIASLGIYPAVDPLDSTSRQLDPLVVGQEHYDTARGVQSLLQRYQELKDIIAILGMDELSEEDKLVVARARKIQRFLSQPFFVAEVFTGSPGKYVSLKDTIRGFKGIMEGEYDHLPEQAFYMVGSIDEAVEKAKKL
- the glmU gene encoding bifunctional UDP-N-acetylglucosamine diphosphorylase/glucosamine-1-phosphate N-acetyltransferase GlmU; protein product: MLNSAMSVVILAAGKGTRMYSDLPKVLHTLAGKAMVQHVIDAANELGATHVHLVYGHGGDLLKQTLKEGNLNWVLQAEQLGTGHAMQQAAPFFGDDEDILMLYGDVPLISTETLQRLRDAKPQGGIGLLTVKLDDPTGYGRITRDNGKVTGIVEHKDATDEQRQIQEINTGILIANGADMKRWLAKLTNNNAQGEYYITDIIALAWQEGREITAVHPDRLSEVEGVNNRLQLSRLERVYQSEQAEKLLLAGVMLRDPARFDLRGTLIHGRDVEIDTNVIIEGHVTLGNRVKIGAGCIIKNSVIGDDCELSPYSVVEDAHLEAACTIGPFARLRPGAELQEGAHVGNFVEMKKARLGKGSKAGHLTYLGDAEIGDNVNIGAGTITCNYDGANKFKTIIGDDVFVGSDTQLVAPVTVGKGATIAAGTTVTRNIADNELVLSRVPQVHKQGWKRPVKKK
- the atpI gene encoding F0F1 ATP synthase subunit I, whose amino-acid sequence is MSMSLLSRNVARKLLLTQLLAVIASGLLFSLKDPFWGISALCGGLAVILPNMLFMIFAWRHQAHTPAKGRVAWSFAFGEAFKVLAMLVLLVVALAVLKAVFLPLIVTWVLVLVVQILAPAVINNKG
- the atpB gene encoding F0F1 ATP synthase subunit A, whose translation is MASENMTPQDYIGHHLNNLQLDLRTFSLVDPHNPPATFWTLNIDSMFFSVVLGLLFLLMFRSVAKKATSGVPGKFQTAIELVIGFVHGSVKDMYHGKSKLIAPLALTIFVWVFLMNLMDLLPIDLLPYIGEHIFGLPALRVVPSADVNITLSMALGVFILILFYSIKMKGIGGFTKELTLQPFNHWAFIPVNLILEGVSLLSKPVSLGLRLFGNMYAGELIFILIAGLLPWWSQWILNVPWAIFHILIITLQAFIFMVLTIVYLSMASEEH
- the atpH gene encoding F0F1 ATP synthase subunit delta; amino-acid sequence: MSEFITVARPYAKAAFDFAVEHQSVDRWQDMLMFAAEVTKNEQMAELLSGALAPETLAESFIAVCGEQLDENGQNLIRVMAENNRLNTLPDVFEQFVHLRAASEAISEVEVTSANALSDEQLAKISAAMEKRLSRKVKLNCKIDKSVMAGVIIRAGDMVIDGSVRGRLERLADVLQS
- a CDS encoding F0F1 ATP synthase subunit epsilon; its protein translation is MAMTYHLDVVSAEQQMFSGLVEKIQVTGSEGELGIFPGHAPLLTAIKPGMIRIVKQFGHEEFIYLSGGILEVQPGNVTVLADTAIRGQDLDEARALEAKRKAEEHIKSSHGDVDYAQASAELAKAIAKLRVIELTKKAM
- the atpA gene encoding F0F1 ATP synthase subunit alpha; protein product: MQLNSTEISELIKQRIAQFSVVSEAHNEGTIVSVSDGVIRIHGLADCMQGEMISLPGNRYAIALNLERDSVGAVVMGPYADLAEGMKVKCTGRILEVPVGRGLLGRVVNTLGSPIDGKGPVDNDGFSPIEVIAPGVIERQSVDQPVQTGYKSVDAMIPIGRGQRELIIGDRQTGKTAMAIDAIINQRDSGIKCVYVAIGQKASTISNVVRKLEEHGALSNTIVVVATASESAALQYLAPYAGCAMGEYFRDRGEDALIVYDDLSKQAVAYRQVSLLLRRPPGREAFPGDVFYLHSRLLERASRVNAEYVEKFTNGEVKGKTGSLTALPIIETQAGDVSAFVPTNVISITDGQIFLETNLFNSGIRPAVNPGISVSRVGGAAQTKIIKKLSGGIRTALAQYRELAAFSQFASDLDEATRKQLSHGQKVTELLKQKQYAPMSVAQQGVVLFAAERGYLEDVELAKIGSFEAALLAYVDRDHAPLMQEINQSGSYNDEIEGKLKAILDSFKATQSW
- the atpE gene encoding F0F1 ATP synthase subunit C, giving the protein MENLNMDLLYMAAAVMMGLAAIGAAIGIGILGGKFLEGAARQPDLIPLLRTQFFIVMGLVDAIPMIAVGLGLYVMFAVA
- the atpG gene encoding F0F1 ATP synthase subunit gamma gives rise to the protein MAGAKEIRSKIASVQNTQKITKAMEMVAASKMRKSQDRMAASRPYAETMRKVIGHLANGNLEYKHPYLEERDVKRVGYLVVSTDRGLCGGLNINLFKKLLADMKTWSDKGVQCDIAMIGSKGVSFFNSVGGNVVAQVTGMGDNPSLSELIGPVKVMLQAYDEGRLDRLYVVSNKFINTMSQVPTLTQLLPLPASEDEELKQKAWDYLYEPDPKPLLDTLLRRYVESQVYQGVVENLASEQAARMVAMKAATDNGGSLIKELQLVYNKARQASITQELTEIVGGASAV